Proteins from a single region of Thermococcus sp.:
- the asnS gene encoding asparagine--tRNA ligase yields the protein MIDKVYCADVKPEMEGKRVKLAGWVYRKREVGKKVFVVLRDSSGIVQVVFSKDRNEGAYRTAKKLGLESSVIIEGTVKADPRAPTGAEVQADKLEVIQNVEFFPITKDASQEFLLDVRHLHLRSPKVASIMKVKATLMQAAREWLLQDGWYEVFPPILVTGAVEGGATLFKLKYFDKTAYLSQSAQLYLEAAIFGLEKVWSLTPSFRAEKSRTRRHLTEFWHLELEAAWMDLWDIMKVEEELVSYMVQRALELRRSEIELYRKDLTTLKNAVPPFPRISYDEAIDILQSKGVNIEWGEDMGTDEERVLTEEFESPFFVYGYPKHIKAFYMKEDPSDPRKVLAADMLAPEGYGEVIGGSQREDSYDKLVQRILEEGMDPKDYEWYLDLRKYGSVPHSGFGLGLERLVAWVLKLDHVRWATLFPRTPSRLYP from the coding sequence ATGATAGATAAGGTTTACTGCGCTGATGTTAAACCCGAGATGGAAGGAAAGAGGGTTAAGCTCGCCGGATGGGTTTACAGGAAGAGGGAAGTCGGGAAAAAGGTATTCGTAGTGCTCAGGGATTCGAGCGGAATCGTTCAGGTCGTCTTTTCAAAGGATAGAAACGAAGGGGCTTACAGAACTGCCAAGAAGCTTGGCCTTGAGTCCAGCGTGATAATTGAGGGAACCGTTAAGGCCGACCCGCGCGCTCCTACTGGCGCGGAGGTTCAGGCGGATAAGCTCGAAGTAATCCAGAACGTCGAGTTCTTCCCGATTACAAAGGACGCGAGCCAGGAATTCCTGCTGGATGTGAGGCACCTCCACCTCCGCTCGCCGAAGGTGGCGAGCATAATGAAGGTTAAGGCCACGCTGATGCAGGCAGCTAGGGAGTGGCTCCTTCAGGACGGCTGGTACGAGGTCTTCCCGCCGATACTTGTTACGGGAGCGGTTGAAGGTGGCGCTACCCTCTTTAAGCTCAAGTACTTCGACAAGACAGCCTACCTAAGCCAGTCAGCACAGCTCTACCTTGAGGCGGCAATCTTCGGCCTCGAAAAGGTCTGGTCTCTCACGCCGAGCTTCAGAGCTGAGAAGAGCAGGACGAGAAGGCACCTCACTGAGTTCTGGCACCTTGAGCTTGAGGCGGCATGGATGGACCTCTGGGACATCATGAAGGTCGAGGAAGAACTCGTAAGCTACATGGTGCAGAGAGCCCTTGAGCTCAGGAGGAGCGAGATTGAGCTTTATAGGAAGGATTTAACTACCCTCAAGAACGCGGTTCCGCCTTTCCCGAGGATAAGCTACGATGAAGCTATAGACATACTCCAGAGCAAGGGGGTAAACATAGAGTGGGGCGAGGACATGGGGACCGACGAGGAGAGGGTTCTAACGGAGGAGTTCGAGAGCCCCTTCTTCGTCTACGGTTATCCAAAGCACATCAAGGCCTTCTACATGAAGGAAGACCCAAGCGACCCAAGGAAGGTTTTAGCCGCTGACATGCTGGCTCCCGAAGGCTACGGCGAGGTAATAGGCGGTTCCCAGCGTGAGGACAGCTACGACAAGCTCGTGCAGAGAATCCTTGAGGAGGGTATGGACCCGAAGGACTACGAGTGGTACCTGGATTTAAGGAAGTACGGCTCGGTTCCGCACAGCGGTTTCGGCCTTGGCCTAGAGAGGCTAGTTGCCTGGGTCCTCAAGCTAGACCACGTGAGGTGGGCGACGCTCTTCCCGAGGACCCCCAGCAGGCTCTACCCGTGA
- a CDS encoding amidohydrolase, translating into MFALLGTVLDYFGVRPRRAVIVEGDRIRAVVGIEELGEFGVDETYGGEGYLILPGFINAHTHVAMAKFRGLGEDLPTEEWLEKIIWPMEREWTGKEIRKWAEVGIGEAIANGSTTINDHYFFAEEIAKIARKFGIRAFIGQTVMDEVDFPHASPEKGFRFFKRWKGKDGLVRPTLAPHATNTVSFELLKELGEFDDEAVIHIHLAQSRAEVMDVKRRYGLSPVELLSRAGILGKRLIGVHGVYLGKDDFKTLSRAGSTLVHCPTSNAKLEGKTVDLRELLGIGLNVALGNDSPNPTGILDPFLEMRTAGIVANITTGRAHSVPARELFGMATISGARALNIKAGLIRPDYLADLVLLNAKSPWFTPQGNLYSHIVYSARGSDIELVVVNGRIVYENGVFPLTGKTLEELSGVGA; encoded by the coding sequence ATGTTCGCTCTCCTCGGAACGGTCCTCGATTACTTCGGTGTAAGGCCCCGACGTGCAGTTATCGTTGAGGGCGATAGGATAAGGGCCGTTGTTGGGATCGAGGAGTTAGGAGAGTTTGGGGTCGATGAGACCTATGGGGGTGAGGGTTACCTCATCCTGCCCGGTTTCATAAACGCCCACACTCACGTGGCGATGGCAAAGTTCAGAGGGCTCGGTGAAGATTTGCCAACGGAAGAGTGGCTGGAAAAGATTATATGGCCTATGGAGCGGGAATGGACTGGGAAGGAGATTAGAAAATGGGCAGAGGTTGGAATTGGTGAGGCCATTGCCAACGGCTCGACAACTATAAACGACCACTACTTCTTTGCTGAGGAGATAGCTAAAATCGCCAGAAAGTTCGGGATCAGGGCTTTTATCGGGCAGACGGTTATGGATGAGGTTGACTTTCCCCACGCAAGCCCCGAGAAGGGCTTTCGCTTTTTCAAACGCTGGAAGGGAAAGGATGGGCTCGTTAGACCAACCCTAGCACCACACGCAACAAACACGGTCTCCTTTGAACTGTTGAAGGAGCTCGGGGAGTTTGACGATGAGGCGGTGATACACATACACCTCGCCCAGAGCAGGGCCGAAGTTATGGATGTGAAAAGGCGCTACGGCCTTTCCCCCGTTGAACTGCTCTCCAGGGCAGGAATCCTCGGGAAAAGGCTGATCGGGGTTCATGGCGTTTATCTGGGAAAAGACGACTTCAAAACGCTTTCAAGGGCCGGCTCAACACTCGTCCACTGTCCGACGAGCAACGCAAAACTTGAAGGAAAAACCGTTGACCTCAGGGAGCTTCTCGGTATCGGCCTTAACGTCGCTCTGGGCAACGACTCCCCCAACCCGACCGGAATCTTAGATCCCTTCCTTGAGATGCGAACTGCCGGAATTGTTGCAAACATAACTACCGGAAGAGCTCACTCGGTTCCTGCCAGGGAGCTATTCGGGATGGCGACTATTTCAGGCGCTAGAGCCTTGAACATCAAGGCGGGACTCATAAGGCCCGACTACCTGGCTGATCTGGTCCTCTTGAACGCAAAGAGTCCCTGGTTCACCCCACAGGGAAACCTATACTCCCACATCGTTTACTCGGCTAGGGGTAGTGACATAGAGCTTGTGGTTGTAAATGGCAGGATTGTGTACGAGAACGGCGTTTTCCCGCTCACTGGAAAAACTCTGGAGGAGCTTTCCGGGGTTGGAGCTTGA
- a CDS encoding NfeD family protein encodes MEALPLSLLILGLLIILLDMMVTAFITPIGVAFATLGILLGFGLGFTESFVLSLIASVIAYFLVGHYIRRDIRDIGAEKKKYTFELKGKRGRVVEIGKEHYIVELDGDKWIAIPEDGELRVNDTVEVVDVDGVKLIVRKV; translated from the coding sequence ATGGAAGCTCTCCCCCTTTCCCTTTTAATCCTGGGCCTGCTCATAATTCTCCTTGATATGATGGTCACCGCCTTCATAACGCCGATAGGCGTGGCCTTCGCCACCCTCGGAATCCTCCTCGGATTCGGGCTCGGCTTCACCGAGAGCTTTGTCCTCTCGCTCATAGCCTCGGTTATAGCATATTTCCTTGTTGGCCACTACATCAGGAGAGACATCAGGGACATTGGAGCGGAGAAAAAGAAGTACACCTTCGAACTGAAGGGTAAGAGGGGCAGGGTCGTTGAGATTGGAAAGGAACACTACATCGTGGAGCTCGATGGAGACAAATGGATAGCGATTCCCGAGGACGGCGAGCTGAGGGTGAACGATACAGTCGAGGTCGTTGACGTCGATGGAGTGAAGCTGATAGTTAGGAAGGTCTGA
- a CDS encoding SPFH domain-containing protein — translation MSFAGAVILILGVFLLVMLLLSVKVIRPYQRGLVERLGKFNRILEPGIHFIIPFMERVKVVDMREHVVDVPPQEVICKDNVVVTVDAVVYYQIIDPVKAVYNVSNFLMAIIKLAQTNLRAIIGEMELDETLSGRDIINARLREELDKITDRWGVKITRVEIQRIDPPKDIQEAMAKQMTAEREKRAMILLAEGKKESAIKEAEGQKQAAILRAEGEKQRQILIAEGQAQAIRKVLEALKMADEKYLTLQYIEKLPDLAKYGNLIVPYDTESLIGLLRILQKVKETPISPAPPSDKNEPQGAEDNMSPEDIKKLKKLME, via the coding sequence ATGAGCTTTGCAGGTGCTGTTATACTAATCCTCGGGGTTTTTCTTCTTGTGATGCTCCTCCTGAGCGTAAAGGTGATAAGACCATACCAGAGGGGGCTCGTGGAAAGGCTCGGAAAGTTCAACAGAATCCTGGAACCGGGCATCCACTTCATAATCCCCTTCATGGAACGCGTTAAAGTTGTGGACATGCGCGAGCACGTCGTTGATGTTCCCCCTCAGGAGGTCATCTGTAAGGACAACGTCGTCGTTACCGTCGATGCAGTGGTTTACTACCAGATAATCGACCCGGTCAAGGCCGTTTACAACGTCAGCAACTTTCTGATGGCGATAATCAAGCTCGCCCAGACGAACCTCCGTGCCATAATCGGCGAGATGGAGCTCGACGAGACCCTTTCCGGGAGGGACATAATCAACGCCCGCCTTAGGGAAGAACTTGACAAGATAACCGATCGCTGGGGTGTCAAGATAACCCGCGTCGAGATACAGCGCATAGACCCGCCGAAGGACATCCAGGAGGCGATGGCCAAGCAGATGACCGCTGAGCGTGAGAAGAGGGCCATGATACTCCTCGCTGAGGGCAAGAAGGAGAGCGCCATAAAGGAGGCTGAAGGTCAGAAGCAGGCGGCTATCTTAAGGGCCGAGGGTGAAAAGCAGAGGCAGATACTCATAGCGGAAGGACAAGCCCAGGCCATCAGGAAGGTTCTTGAGGCCCTTAAGATGGCCGACGAGAAGTATTTAACCCTCCAGTACATAGAGAAACTGCCGGACCTGGCGAAATACGGCAACCTCATCGTGCCCTACGACACGGAGTCTCTGATAGGCCTCCTCAGGATACTCCAGAAGGTTAAGGAGACGCCCATATCCCCAGCCCCTCCCAGTGATAAAAACGAACCTCAAGGAGCCGAGGATAATATGAGCCCCGAAGACATTAAGAAGCTCAAAAAGCTGATGGAGTGA